One window of the Klebsiella oxytoca genome contains the following:
- a CDS encoding carbohydrate porin translates to MRISLISAAVCCALFSAYGASAAPLTVEQRLAQLEARLNHAEQEAGEAKRRAQQAELRTNAAVQRAAAAEKQVQTLSQRTAATEQKQQAADKQLAKSSLSDGFEFNAYARSGMLVNSHGKGARGGPGVSPASSLNGDAHVGRLGNEKDNYVELSFGKKMTFSDGSWAHFKTMLADGATNPDPWVQDNDSHHLNVRQLYVEMGNFADFSGPLKSASIWAGKRFDRDNFDIHFTDSDIMFLGGTGGGINDVKWGGTLRGDYSVYARNFGDLGSDNYQDNDIQNLMFTANHFWNNWQLMTTAMTAQGNDDLKDSTSTTGSYALRSDNTAKNGYYAMLAYHDKQRFYGLAPGVSESALQYGGGLGAEARQPGSDGDLTENAKSLRFASYGILPLGKNWELAPSVIAQHSEDRYRDGDRYDWATFNLRVSQGITRNFALLYEASWQYMDLNPNGRSYRYDNGVHQYQAVSGDFYKLTFAPTFKVGDVFDIKARPEIRFFVTWMNWDKDLDRYAINDDFGSKGFTAGGNWNFGVQTEIWF, encoded by the coding sequence ATGCGTATCTCTTTGATTAGCGCAGCGGTTTGCTGCGCCCTTTTTTCGGCTTACGGCGCGAGTGCGGCCCCGCTCACCGTCGAACAACGGCTGGCGCAGCTGGAGGCCCGGCTTAATCATGCGGAGCAGGAGGCCGGAGAGGCTAAACGTCGGGCGCAGCAGGCAGAGCTGCGCACCAACGCCGCGGTACAACGCGCGGCAGCAGCGGAAAAGCAGGTGCAGACCCTCAGTCAGCGCACCGCAGCGACTGAGCAAAAACAGCAGGCTGCCGACAAACAGCTGGCGAAAAGCAGCCTCAGCGATGGCTTCGAGTTCAACGCCTATGCGCGCTCCGGGATGCTGGTCAACAGCCACGGCAAAGGCGCGCGCGGCGGGCCGGGTGTCTCCCCGGCCAGTTCGCTCAACGGCGATGCCCACGTTGGCCGTCTCGGCAACGAGAAAGATAACTACGTGGAGCTCAGTTTCGGCAAGAAAATGACCTTCAGCGACGGGTCATGGGCGCACTTTAAAACCATGCTTGCCGACGGCGCGACCAACCCGGATCCGTGGGTACAGGATAACGACAGCCACCACCTGAACGTGCGTCAGCTGTACGTTGAGATGGGTAACTTCGCCGATTTTTCCGGGCCGTTAAAAAGCGCTTCCATCTGGGCGGGCAAGCGTTTCGATCGCGATAACTTCGATATCCACTTTACCGATAGCGATATTATGTTCCTCGGCGGTACCGGCGGCGGGATCAATGATGTGAAGTGGGGTGGTACACTACGCGGCGATTACTCGGTCTATGCGCGTAACTTCGGCGATCTGGGGAGCGATAACTACCAGGATAACGATATACAGAACCTGATGTTCACCGCTAACCACTTCTGGAACAACTGGCAATTGATGACTACGGCGATGACCGCTCAGGGCAACGATGACCTGAAGGACTCTACGTCGACAACTGGCAGCTACGCCCTGCGCAGCGATAATACGGCGAAAAACGGCTACTACGCGATGCTGGCTTATCATGATAAGCAGCGGTTCTATGGTTTGGCACCGGGGGTATCCGAAAGCGCCCTGCAGTACGGCGGCGGGCTGGGCGCCGAGGCGCGTCAACCCGGCAGCGATGGCGATCTTACCGAGAACGCAAAGTCTCTGCGCTTTGCGTCATACGGTATTTTGCCGCTGGGGAAAAACTGGGAGCTTGCACCATCGGTTATCGCCCAGCATAGCGAAGATCGCTACCGCGATGGCGACCGCTACGATTGGGCAACCTTCAACCTGCGGGTTTCACAGGGGATCACCCGCAACTTCGCCCTGCTGTACGAGGCTTCCTGGCAGTATATGGACCTGAACCCCAACGGGCGAAGCTATCGTTACGACAACGGCGTACATCAATATCAGGCGGTGAGCGGCGATTTTTACAAGCTGACCTTCGCCCCAACGTTCAAAGTTGGCGATGTGTTTGATATCAAAGCGAGGCCGGAGATACGTTTCTTTGTGACCTGGATGAACTGGGATAAAGATCTGGATCGTTACGCGATCAACGATGATTTCGGCAGTAAAGGCTTTACCGCCGGGGGGAACTGGAACTTCGGCGTGCAGACCGAGATTTGGTTTTAA
- a CDS encoding glycoside-pentoside-hexuronide (GPH):cation symporter, whose translation MAETTFTLWRQRLGYGIADLSCNLVWQMISLYLMFFYTDVMGLPAYYVGLMFLVTRLVDGVADVLMGLVIDNTATRWGRCRPYLLIGAIPFGLLCILAFYVPDFGTTGKLIYAFVTYLCLSFLYTLVNIPFCAMLPFLTNDSRERTTLSAVRILLGSLGATIVAVATLPLVGALGKGNQEHGFFYTAVVFGVIATFFLLVSFWNVKENISITQERMTLKRAWVSLRANRPWFVFAINIFLMWGAFFFQTGALVYFFHYYVGNNDLTAIVAGISTFVPLLGTLTVPLLASRMKKRHVYLVASAINLVGMGMMMAAGVNSWGLVAGAVVLSLGAGQRTAIYFSMQADPVDYGVWKTGINTAGILTSINGFLGKVAMAGAGAITGLLLSSGGYIANQTQSDGAMLAIKACYLYIPALLIVASMLWIGRFYRLDDQYEQIRADLDAGRRAPSNASSVAGENHAL comes from the coding sequence ATGGCAGAAACAACCTTTACTCTGTGGCGGCAGCGCCTTGGCTATGGCATCGCCGACCTCTCCTGCAACCTTGTGTGGCAGATGATCTCTCTTTATCTGATGTTCTTTTACACCGACGTGATGGGCCTGCCCGCATATTACGTTGGCCTGATGTTCCTCGTGACGCGCCTGGTGGACGGCGTTGCCGACGTGTTAATGGGGCTGGTTATCGACAATACCGCCACCCGCTGGGGGCGCTGCCGTCCGTATCTGCTGATTGGCGCGATCCCCTTCGGACTGCTGTGTATTCTGGCCTTTTACGTGCCTGATTTCGGCACCACCGGTAAGCTGATCTACGCTTTTGTCACCTATCTGTGCCTGTCGTTTCTCTATACCCTCGTTAATATTCCATTCTGCGCCATGCTGCCGTTTCTGACGAACGACTCGCGGGAGCGCACGACGCTGTCGGCGGTGCGTATTCTGCTCGGCTCGCTCGGCGCGACTATTGTCGCGGTCGCCACTCTGCCGCTGGTTGGCGCGCTGGGGAAAGGCAATCAGGAGCACGGTTTCTTCTATACGGCGGTGGTTTTCGGCGTTATTGCCACCTTTTTTCTGCTGGTGAGCTTCTGGAACGTTAAGGAAAATATCAGCATTACTCAGGAGCGCATGACCTTAAAACGCGCCTGGGTCAGCCTGCGCGCCAACCGACCGTGGTTCGTCTTCGCCATCAATATTTTCCTGATGTGGGGCGCGTTTTTCTTCCAGACCGGGGCGCTGGTCTACTTCTTCCATTATTACGTCGGCAATAACGATCTCACTGCGATCGTCGCCGGGATCTCCACCTTCGTTCCTCTGCTGGGTACCCTCACCGTTCCGCTGCTCGCCAGCCGGATGAAAAAGCGCCACGTCTATCTGGTCGCCAGCGCGATCAACCTGGTCGGCATGGGTATGATGATGGCGGCAGGCGTTAACAGCTGGGGCCTGGTTGCCGGAGCGGTCGTGCTATCGCTTGGCGCCGGACAGCGCACGGCAATTTACTTCTCCATGCAGGCCGATCCGGTAGATTACGGGGTATGGAAAACCGGCATCAATACCGCCGGCATTTTAACCTCCATCAACGGCTTTCTTGGCAAGGTGGCTATGGCGGGCGCGGGAGCCATTACCGGGTTACTGCTCTCATCCGGCGGTTATATCGCTAACCAGACGCAAAGCGACGGCGCGATGCTGGCGATAAAAGCCTGCTACCTCTATATCCCGGCGCTGCTGATTGTGGCCTCAATGCTGTGGATTGGTCGCTTCTACCGACTCGACGACCAGTACGAGCAGATCCGCGCCGACCTTGACGCTGGACGCCGTGCGCCGTCGAACGCATCGTCCGTTGCTGGAGAAAACCACGCTCTGTAA
- a CDS encoding family 78 glycoside hydrolase catalytic domain, protein MSQTIQHNSQVSMTRHPDFLRTAETLRPALRRQAHPPIAVVEAHADATALFGWHAEPVSSLAAFYQHELSSGDSVIIDFGSHFVGYLHFLCQSVGSPPDAPAHLQFTFGETLSEVCEPFSDYQGWLSSSWLQQQDLWLDVLPAKVDLPRRYCFRYLKVEVKAVSRKFRLQFNQIQVNAVTSASDACPAATTADPQLQAIDNVAVLTLQNCMQEVFEDGPKRDRRLWLGDLRLQALVNDVTFARHDLVRRCLYLFAGHTREDGMVSANVFVQPDVIADDTFLFDYSLFFVDVLYNYLQSAEDIATAHELWPTARRQIELALKRCDASGVVHDSDDWWVFIDWQASLNKQAAAQGVLIYCLQRAVWLAERFEPELAVSYRQHLQQLKAAALDVLWDEQQGFYVSGPQRQVSWASQIWLVLAEVGTPQQRREIMRNMEKNPPVIAMNTPYLRHHYIAALLQCGLRDEAIAQIKVYWGAMVDYGADTFWEIFDPEHPDFSPYGSKLINSYCHAWSCTPAWFIRQHGL, encoded by the coding sequence ATGTCACAAACAATTCAGCATAATTCTCAGGTCTCGATGACCCGCCACCCGGATTTTCTACGTACCGCCGAGACGCTCCGGCCCGCACTGCGCCGCCAGGCGCACCCGCCGATCGCCGTGGTGGAAGCCCACGCCGACGCCACGGCGCTGTTTGGTTGGCACGCCGAGCCGGTAAGTTCCCTGGCGGCGTTTTATCAACACGAGCTGAGCAGCGGCGATAGCGTCATTATTGATTTTGGCAGCCACTTTGTTGGCTACCTGCATTTTCTCTGTCAGAGCGTCGGTAGTCCGCCGGACGCTCCGGCCCATCTGCAGTTCACCTTCGGAGAAACACTGAGCGAAGTGTGTGAACCGTTTAGCGATTACCAGGGCTGGCTTAGCAGCAGTTGGCTGCAGCAGCAGGATCTATGGCTTGATGTCCTGCCCGCCAAAGTTGACCTGCCGCGCCGCTACTGCTTCCGCTATCTGAAGGTAGAGGTCAAAGCCGTGTCGCGTAAGTTTCGTCTGCAGTTCAACCAGATTCAGGTGAATGCCGTTACCTCCGCCAGCGACGCATGCCCGGCAGCGACAACCGCCGATCCGCAGCTCCAGGCCATCGACAACGTTGCCGTTCTGACCCTGCAAAACTGCATGCAGGAGGTGTTTGAGGATGGCCCCAAACGCGACCGCCGCTTGTGGCTCGGCGATTTACGTTTACAGGCACTGGTGAACGATGTGACCTTCGCCCGTCACGATTTGGTACGCCGCTGCTTGTACCTTTTCGCCGGGCATACTCGTGAGGACGGCATGGTATCAGCCAACGTGTTCGTGCAGCCGGATGTCATTGCTGACGATACCTTTCTGTTTGATTATTCTCTGTTTTTTGTTGACGTCCTCTACAACTATCTGCAAAGCGCGGAGGATATTGCCACGGCCCACGAGCTGTGGCCCACGGCCCGTCGTCAGATTGAACTGGCGCTAAAACGCTGCGACGCCTCCGGGGTTGTGCACGATAGCGACGACTGGTGGGTGTTTATCGACTGGCAGGCATCGCTGAATAAACAAGCTGCGGCGCAGGGCGTACTGATTTACTGCCTGCAGCGCGCCGTCTGGCTGGCGGAGCGTTTCGAACCTGAGCTGGCCGTCAGCTATCGCCAGCATTTACAGCAGCTTAAAGCTGCGGCCCTTGATGTCTTATGGGATGAGCAGCAGGGCTTCTACGTCAGCGGCCCCCAGCGGCAGGTCTCGTGGGCATCACAAATCTGGCTTGTGCTGGCGGAAGTCGGCACGCCGCAGCAGCGCCGGGAGATCATGCGCAATATGGAGAAAAATCCCCCGGTTATCGCCATGAACACGCCCTATCTGCGTCATCACTATATCGCCGCCCTTCTACAGTGCGGTCTGCGCGACGAGGCTATTGCGCAGATCAAAGTCTACTGGGGAGCGATGGTCGACTACGGTGCCGATACCTTCTGGGAAATCTTCGACCCGGAGCATCCTGATTTTTCCCCTTATGGCAGCAAACTGATAAACAGTTATTGCCATGCGTGGAGCTGTACCCCGGCCTGGTTTATTCGCCAGCACGGACTTTAA
- a CDS encoding DNA alkylation repair protein, with translation MAVEEKRKGATRIADIADDILQALSQGKLQSANLTEVLAIDQLALLQSVFPDLPAASLQVARTFAAQGIVKRMAGIAHLLLSEYGEEGIARSLAHGSDTVRGWACFMLGAAADLTLDERLNAIYPLADDDHFGVREWAWLALRPHLARELDLAFELLAPWTSSSSERIRRFACESLRPRGVWCAHLGALKQQPQRALAILTPLRADPSAYVQDSVANWLNDAGKDNPDWVRALCAQWLAESPSPATQRICQRAMRNLT, from the coding sequence ATGGCAGTTGAAGAAAAACGTAAAGGAGCAACCCGCATTGCGGATATTGCTGATGATATTCTGCAGGCGCTGTCGCAGGGTAAACTACAGAGCGCCAACCTGACGGAAGTACTGGCTATCGATCAGCTCGCCCTTCTGCAATCGGTGTTTCCGGACCTGCCTGCAGCGTCCCTTCAGGTCGCCAGGACCTTCGCTGCTCAGGGTATTGTGAAACGGATGGCGGGTATTGCTCATCTGCTGCTGAGCGAATATGGCGAAGAAGGGATCGCGCGTAGTCTGGCGCATGGGTCGGATACGGTTCGCGGCTGGGCCTGTTTTATGCTGGGAGCGGCCGCAGACTTAACTCTTGATGAACGCTTAAACGCTATTTATCCCCTGGCCGACGATGACCACTTCGGCGTCCGGGAATGGGCCTGGCTGGCGCTGCGCCCGCACCTGGCGCGCGAGCTGGATCTCGCTTTCGAGTTACTCGCGCCATGGACATCCTCCTCCTCCGAACGCATCCGCCGTTTTGCCTGCGAATCCCTGCGCCCGCGCGGCGTCTGGTGCGCACATCTCGGCGCTTTGAAGCAGCAGCCCCAGCGCGCGCTGGCGATCCTCACCCCGCTGCGCGCCGATCCCTCGGCGTACGTGCAGGATTCCGTCGCCAACTGGCTGAACGATGCGGGCAAAGACAACCCGGACTGGGTACGAGCGCTCTGCGCGCAATGGCTGGCTGAGTCGCCCTCGCCCGCCACGCAGCGTATCTGCCAGCGGGCGATGCGAAATTTAACGTAA
- a CDS encoding MarR family winged helix-turn-helix transcriptional regulator — MMELEQKHLSLLQEAERHQPADVDNIRLCFQTLSLAAAIDRDCATLLAPWGLSEGRFVLLFLLDAASEGLAPNALAEKAGVTRATITGLLNGLERDRLIERHADPLDGRAMRIALTVEGKQLISSVFARHSRWIGGLFSHLSAQERTQLSELLTKVAAGTLAGKGDAHGS, encoded by the coding sequence ATGATGGAGCTGGAACAGAAACACCTTTCGCTACTGCAGGAGGCCGAGCGTCATCAGCCAGCCGACGTCGACAATATCCGCCTCTGTTTTCAGACCCTGTCGCTCGCCGCCGCCATCGATCGCGACTGCGCTACGCTGCTGGCGCCGTGGGGTTTATCCGAGGGTCGCTTCGTGCTGCTGTTTTTACTCGATGCCGCCTCAGAAGGCCTTGCCCCCAACGCGCTGGCGGAAAAAGCGGGCGTCACTCGGGCAACCATCACCGGCCTGCTTAACGGTCTTGAACGCGATCGGTTAATCGAGCGTCATGCCGATCCGCTTGATGGCCGGGCCATGCGCATCGCATTAACCGTTGAGGGAAAACAGCTTATCAGCAGCGTCTTCGCCCGGCACAGCCGCTGGATTGGCGGCTTATTCAGCCACCTTTCGGCGCAGGAGCGCACCCAGCTATCTGAACTACTGACCAAAGTCGCCGCCGGTACGCTGGCAGGCAAAGGAGATGCCCATGGCAGTTGA
- a CDS encoding flavin reductase family protein: MSRFRHVELQYASRLLNHGPTILITSYDAQSQRRNVMAAAWSMPVEFAPPRLAIVVDKSAWTREIIERNGTFGIVVPGVEAASWTYAVGSISGRDEDKFNAYGIPVVQGPELGLPLIEEKCLAWMECRLLPPTAAQQQYDTLFGEVVSAAADERAFVTGRWQFDDDKINTLHHLGTGNFVASGRHVRANTPQD, translated from the coding sequence ATGAGCCGTTTTCGCCACGTGGAACTCCAGTACGCCAGTCGCCTGCTTAACCATGGCCCGACCATTCTGATAACCAGCTATGATGCGCAGTCGCAACGGCGCAACGTCATGGCCGCCGCGTGGTCGATGCCGGTGGAGTTCGCCCCGCCGCGGCTGGCCATCGTGGTGGATAAAAGCGCGTGGACGCGGGAAATTATTGAGCGCAACGGTACGTTCGGCATCGTCGTTCCGGGCGTCGAGGCCGCCAGCTGGACCTACGCGGTCGGCAGCATCAGCGGGCGCGATGAGGATAAATTTAACGCCTACGGTATCCCGGTGGTGCAAGGCCCGGAGCTGGGATTGCCACTGATTGAAGAGAAGTGTCTGGCGTGGATGGAGTGTCGTCTGCTGCCGCCGACGGCGGCCCAGCAGCAGTATGATACCCTGTTTGGCGAAGTGGTTTCCGCCGCCGCCGATGAGCGCGCGTTCGTCACCGGACGCTGGCAGTTCGACGACGATAAGATTAATACCCTGCATCATCTCGGCACCGGCAACTTTGTTGCCAGCGGCCGCCACGTCCGCGCCAATACTCCGCAAGACTAA
- the nhoA gene encoding N-hydroxyarylamine O-acetyltransferase: MSPFLSAYFSRLGWTGTPDVSINTLRQLHIHHNGAIPFENLDVLLPREVHLDDRTLEDKLVHGRRGGYCFEQNGLLERALREIGFNVRSLLGRVVLSNPPHMPPRTHRLLLVEVEGERWIADVGFGGQTLTAPIKLLADVEQTTPHGEYRLIYEGDEWTLQFSHHGHWQSMYHFDLSRQYASDYVMGNFWSAHWPQSHFRHHLLMCRHFPDGGKMTLTNFHFTHWDNNHVVEKLDLPDVPALYEALQTRFGLGVDDAKYGFSEAELAAVMAAFDTHPEAGK; this comes from the coding sequence ATGAGTCCATTTTTAAGCGCCTATTTTTCTCGTCTGGGCTGGACGGGCACCCCGGATGTTTCAATTAACACCCTGCGCCAACTGCATATTCACCATAACGGCGCGATCCCGTTTGAGAACCTCGACGTACTGTTGCCGAGGGAGGTTCACCTCGACGATCGGACGCTGGAAGATAAACTGGTTCATGGTCGGCGCGGCGGCTATTGCTTTGAGCAAAACGGCCTGCTGGAGAGAGCCCTGCGTGAGATAGGCTTCAACGTACGTAGCCTGTTAGGACGCGTAGTGTTGTCCAATCCGCCGCATATGCCGCCGCGTACTCACCGGCTGCTGCTGGTTGAGGTGGAGGGTGAGCGCTGGATTGCCGATGTGGGTTTCGGCGGCCAGACCCTGACTGCGCCGATTAAGCTGCTGGCGGATGTGGAACAAACTACGCCGCACGGCGAATATCGCCTGATTTATGAAGGCGATGAGTGGACGCTGCAGTTCAGCCATCACGGCCACTGGCAATCAATGTACCATTTTGATTTATCCCGCCAGTACGCTTCTGACTATGTGATGGGCAACTTCTGGTCGGCGCACTGGCCGCAATCGCACTTCCGCCACCATCTGCTGATGTGTCGCCATTTCCCCGACGGCGGCAAGATGACGCTGACTAATTTTCACTTCACCCACTGGGATAACAACCATGTGGTTGAAAAGCTCGACTTACCGGACGTTCCGGCGCTGTATGAAGCGCTGCAAACGCGTTTTGGCCTCGGCGTTGATGATGCGAAATATGGCTTTAGCGAAGCGGAGCTGGCGGCGGTGATGGCGGCGTTTGATACGCATCCGGAGGCGGGGAAGTAA
- the narI gene encoding respiratory nitrate reductase subunit gamma: MIQYLNVFFYDIYPYLCGTVFLLGSWLRYDYGQYTWRASSSQMLDKRGMVLWSNLFHIGILGIFFGHLFGMLTPHWVYSWFLPMSQKQLMAMILGGICGVLTLVGGIGLLVRRLTNPRIRATSTTADILILCILLIQCTLGLTTIPFSAQHPDGSEMLKLVDWAQAVVTFHGGASAHLDGVAWIYRIHLVLGMTIFLLFPFTRLVHVWSAPVEYFTRRYQVVRSRR, from the coding sequence ATGATACAGTATCTGAACGTCTTCTTTTACGATATCTACCCCTATCTGTGTGGAACGGTTTTTCTACTTGGCAGCTGGCTGCGCTACGACTACGGTCAGTACACCTGGCGCGCTTCGTCGAGCCAGATGCTGGACAAGCGCGGAATGGTACTCTGGTCGAATCTGTTCCATATCGGCATTCTCGGCATCTTTTTCGGTCATCTTTTCGGCATGCTGACGCCCCATTGGGTTTATTCGTGGTTCCTGCCGATGTCGCAGAAGCAGCTGATGGCGATGATTCTTGGCGGGATTTGCGGCGTTCTGACATTAGTGGGGGGGATCGGGTTGCTGGTTCGTCGCTTGACCAACCCGCGGATTCGCGCAACCTCCACCACCGCGGATATTCTGATTCTTTGTATTCTGCTGATTCAGTGCACGCTCGGCCTGACGACGATTCCCTTTTCCGCGCAGCATCCGGACGGCAGCGAGATGCTGAAGCTGGTTGACTGGGCGCAGGCAGTGGTAACCTTCCACGGCGGTGCATCAGCGCACCTGGACGGCGTTGCGTGGATTTACCGCATTCACCTGGTGCTGGGGATGACCATCTTTCTGCTATTCCCGTTCACCCGTCTGGTGCATGTCTGGAGCGCGCCGGTAGAGTATTTCACCCGCCGCTACCAAGTGGTACGTTCAAGGCGCTGA
- the narW gene encoding nitrate reductase molybdenum cofactor assembly chaperone, whose protein sequence is MRILKVIGLLLEYPDEELWENREEALALVQADAPALLPFVRPLLAAKLLDRQAEWCEVFERGRATSLLLFEHVHAESRDRGQAMVDLMAQYEQAGLQLDCRELPDHLPLYLEYLSILPDNEAREGLHNVAPILALLGGRLKQRECDYYQLFDLLLSLANSPLNSDSVTKQVAGEKRDDTRQALDAVWEEEQVKFIEDNATACDSSPMQAYQRRFSQDVAPQYVDVHAGGPK, encoded by the coding sequence ATGCGTATTCTCAAAGTCATCGGTCTGCTGCTGGAGTATCCGGATGAGGAGCTGTGGGAGAATCGCGAGGAGGCGCTGGCGCTGGTCCAGGCCGATGCCCCTGCGCTGCTGCCTTTTGTCAGGCCGCTGCTGGCGGCAAAGCTGCTTGACCGCCAGGCCGAATGGTGTGAAGTGTTCGAACGCGGTCGCGCCACCTCGCTGTTGCTGTTTGAACACGTGCACGCCGAATCTCGCGATCGCGGCCAGGCGATGGTCGATTTAATGGCTCAGTACGAGCAGGCCGGATTACAGCTGGACTGCCGCGAACTACCGGATCATCTACCGCTTTACCTGGAGTATTTAAGCATTTTACCGGACAACGAGGCCCGTGAAGGTTTACACAACGTCGCGCCGATTCTGGCCCTGCTCGGCGGACGACTGAAACAAAGGGAGTGCGATTACTATCAGCTGTTCGATCTCCTGCTGTCGTTGGCTAATAGTCCGTTAAATAGTGACAGTGTCACTAAACAGGTGGCGGGAGAAAAGCGCGATGATACCCGTCAGGCGCTTGATGCAGTGTGGGAGGAGGAACAGGTGAAGTTTATCGAAGATAACGCCACCGCCTGCGACAGCTCCCCAATGCAGGCTTATCAACGACGCTTTAGCCAGGACGTGGCGCCGCAGTACGTCGACGTTCATGCCGGAGGCCCGAAATGA
- the narH gene encoding nitrate reductase subunit beta, with amino-acid sequence MKIRSQVGMVLNLDKCIGCHTCSVTCKNVWSSREGMEYAWFNNVETKPGIGYPKNWEDQEEWQGGWIRGITGKLTPRLGNRAGVLSKIFANPVLPGIDDYYEPFTYDYQHLHNAAEGKHLPTARPRSLISGERMDKIQWGPNWEELLGGEFEKRARDRNFEAMQKEMYGQFENTFMMYLPRLCEHCLNPSCAATCPSGAIYKREEDGIVLIDQDKCRGWRLCVSGCPYKKIYFNWKSGKSEKCIFCYPRIESGQPTVCSETCVGRIRYLGVLLYDADRIEEAASTEHETDLYERQCDVFLNPHDPAVIEEALKQGIPHSVIDAAQKSPVYKLAMDWKLALPLHPEYRTLPMVWYVPPLSPIQSVADAGGLPSNGSILPAVESLRIPVQYLANLLSAGDTGPVLRALKRMMAMRHYKRSQTVEGVTDTRAIEEVGLSVEQVEDMYRYLAIANYEDRFVIPTSHREMAEDAFPERNGCGFTFGDGCHGSDTKFNLFNSRRIDAIDVSGVHKHGEGE; translated from the coding sequence ATGAAGATACGCTCACAGGTCGGCATGGTGCTCAATCTCGACAAATGCATTGGCTGCCACACCTGCTCGGTCACCTGCAAAAACGTCTGGAGCAGCCGCGAAGGGATGGAATACGCGTGGTTCAACAACGTCGAGACCAAGCCGGGCATCGGCTATCCGAAAAACTGGGAAGATCAGGAAGAGTGGCAAGGCGGCTGGATCCGCGGGATCACCGGGAAGCTAACTCCACGCCTCGGCAACCGCGCCGGCGTTTTGTCAAAAATCTTCGCTAACCCGGTTTTACCGGGCATCGACGACTATTACGAACCGTTTACCTACGATTACCAGCACCTGCATAACGCGGCGGAAGGTAAACATCTGCCTACCGCCCGTCCGCGTTCGCTGATCAGCGGCGAGCGAATGGACAAAATTCAGTGGGGGCCGAACTGGGAAGAGCTGCTCGGCGGCGAGTTTGAAAAGCGCGCCCGCGACCGTAATTTCGAAGCGATGCAAAAAGAGATGTACGGTCAGTTCGAAAACACCTTCATGATGTATCTGCCGCGCCTGTGCGAACACTGCCTTAACCCAAGCTGCGCCGCCACCTGCCCGAGCGGCGCTATCTACAAGCGTGAAGAGGACGGGATTGTGCTGATTGATCAGGACAAATGCCGCGGCTGGCGGCTGTGCGTCAGCGGCTGCCCGTACAAAAAAATCTACTTCAACTGGAAGAGCGGCAAATCGGAAAAATGCATTTTCTGCTACCCGCGAATCGAATCCGGCCAGCCAACGGTGTGCTCGGAAACCTGCGTTGGCCGTATTCGCTACCTCGGCGTACTGCTGTACGACGCGGACCGCATTGAAGAAGCGGCCAGCACCGAACACGAAACCGATCTCTACGAGCGCCAGTGCGACGTATTTCTCAACCCGCACGACCCGGCGGTCATCGAAGAGGCGCTCAAGCAGGGCATTCCGCATAGCGTTATCGACGCGGCGCAGAAATCGCCGGTGTATAAACTGGCGATGGACTGGAAGCTGGCCCTGCCGCTGCATCCGGAATACCGCACCCTGCCGATGGTCTGGTACGTGCCGCCGCTGTCACCGATTCAGTCGGTGGCCGATGCGGGTGGCCTGCCGAGCAACGGCAGCATTCTTCCGGCGGTGGAAAGCCTGCGCATCCCGGTACAGTATCTCGCTAATCTGCTCAGCGCGGGCGATACCGGGCCGGTGCTGCGAGCCCTCAAGCGGATGATGGCGATGCGCCACTACAAGCGCTCCCAGACCGTGGAAGGCGTCACCGATACCCGCGCCATCGAAGAAGTGGGACTGAGCGTTGAACAGGTAGAAGATATGTACCGCTACCTTGCCATCGCCAACTACGAAGACCGTTTTGTAATCCCGACCAGCCACCGTGAAATGGCGGAAGATGCGTTTCCTGAACGCAACGGCTGCGGCTTCACCTTCGGCGACGGCTGCCACGGCTCGGACACTAAGTTCAACCTCTTCAACAGCCGCCGTATTGACGCCATTGACGTTAGCGGCGTGCATAAACATGGGGAGGGAGAGTAA